One Delphinus delphis chromosome 3, mDelDel1.2, whole genome shotgun sequence genomic region harbors:
- the CDKN2D gene encoding cyclin-dependent kinase 4 inhibitor D produces the protein MLLEEVRAGDRLSGAAARGDVQEVRRLLHRELVHPDALNRFGKTALQVMMFGSPTIALELLKQGASPNVQDASGTTPAHDAARTGFLDTLKVLVEHGADVNAPDGTGALPIHLAVREGHTAVVGFLAAESDLHHRDARGLTPLELARGRGAKDLMDILHIPL, from the exons ATGCTGCTGGAGGAGGTCCGCGCCGGCGACCGGCTGAGCGGGGCGGCGGCCCGGGGAGACGTGCAGGAGGTGCGCCGCCTTCTGCACCGCGAGCTGGTGCACCCCGACGCCCTGAACCGCTTTGGCAAGACGGCGCTGCAG GTCATGATGTTTGGCAGCCCCACCATCGCCCTGGAGCTCCTGAAGCAAGGTGCCAGCCCCAACGTCCAGGATGCCTCCGGCACCACTCCAGCCCATGATGCAGCACGCACTGGATTCCTTGACACCCTGAAAGTGTTGGTGGAGCATGGCGCTGATGTCAATGCACCTGATGGCACCGGGGCCCTCCCCATCCATCTGGCAGTGAGAGAGGGCCACACGGCTGTGGTCGGCTTCCTGGCTGCCGAGTCCGATCTTCATCACAGGGACGCCAGGGGGCTCACACCTCTGGAGCTGGCAAGGGGGAGAGGCGCTAAGGATCTCATGGACATACTGCACATACCACTGTGA
- the AP1M2 gene encoding AP-1 complex subunit mu-2 isoform X2, which yields MSASAVFILDVKGKPLISRNYKGDVAMSEIEHFMPLLMQREEEGALAPLMSHGRVHFLWIKYSNLYLVATTLKNANASLVYSFLYKTVEVFSEYFKELEEESIRDNFVIVYELLDELMDFGFPQTTDSKILQEYITQQGNKLETGKSRVPPTVTNAVSWRSEGIKYKKNEVFIDVIESVNLLVNANGSVLLSEIVGTIKLKVFLSGMPELRLGLNDRVLFELTGRSKNKSVELEDVKFHQCVRLSRFDNDRTISFIPPDGDFELMSYRLSTQVKPLIWIESVIEKFSHSRVEIMVKAKGQFKKQSVANSVEISVPVPSDADSPRFKTSVGSAKYMPEKNVVIWSIKSFPGGKEYLMRAHFGLPSVEKEEVEGRPPIGVKFEIPYFTVSGIQVRYMKIIEKSGYQALPWVRYITQSGDYQLRTS from the exons ATGTCCGCCTCGGCTGTCTTCATCCTCGATGTCAAGGGCAAG CCCTTGATCAGCCGCAACTACAAGGGCGATGTGGCCATGAGTGAGATTGAGCACTTCATGCCTTTGCTCATGCAGCGGGAGGAGGAGGGCGCCCTGGCCCCACTGATGAGCCACGGCCGGGTCCACTTCCTGTGGATCAAATACAGCAACCTCTACT TGGTGGCCACCACACTGAAGAACGCCAACGCCTCCCTCGTGTACTCGTTCCTCTACAAGACAGTGGAG GTATTCTCTGAATACTTCAAGGAGCTGGAGGAGGAAAGCATTCGAGACAACTTTGTCATCGTCTACGAGCTGCTGGATGAGCTCATGGACTTCGGCTTCCCACAGACCACGGACAGCAAAATCCTGCAGGA ATACATCACACAGCAGGGCAACAAGCTGGAGACGGGCAAGTCGCGAGTGCCACCCACTGTCACCAATGCTGTGTCCTGGCGCTCGGAGGGCATCAAATACAAGAAGAACGAAGTCTTCATCGATGTCATAGAGTCCGTCAACCTGCTG GTCAATGCCAACGGCAGTGTCCTGCTGAGTGAGATCGTGGGCACCATCAAGCTCAAGGTGTTTCTGTCAGGAATGCCGGAGCTGAGGCTGGGCCTCAATGACCGCGTGCTCTTCGAGCTCACTGGCC GGAGTAAGAACAAGTCCGTGGAACTGGAGGATGTGAAATTCCACCAGTGTGTGCGGCTGTCTCGCTTCGACAACGACCGTACCATCTCCTTCATTCCGCCCGACGGTGACTTCGAGCTCATGTCCTACCGCCTCAGCACCCAG GTCAAGCCGCTGATCTGGATTGAATCTGTCATTGAGAAATTCTCCCACAGCCGCGTGGAGATCATGGTCAAG GCTAAGGGGCAGTTTAAGAAGCAGTCGGTGGCCAACAGCGTGGAGATATCTGTGCCGGTACCCAGTGATGCCGACTCCCCACGCTTCAAGACCAGCGTGGGCAGTGCCAAGTACATGCCAGAGAAGAACGTCGTTATCTGGAGTATCAAGTCTTTCCCG GGGGGCAAGGAGTACCTGATGCGCGCCCACTTTGGCCTCCCCAGCGTGGAGAAGGAGGAGGTAGAGGGCCGGCCCCCCATCGGAGTCAAGTTTGAGATCCCCTATTTCACCGTCTCTGGGATCCAG GTCCGATACATGAAGATCATCGAGAAGAGTGGTTaccaggccctgccctgggtcCGCTATATCACCCAGAGTGGCG ATTATCAACTTCGTACCAGCTAG
- the AP1M2 gene encoding AP-1 complex subunit mu-2 isoform X1: MSASAVFILDVKGKPLISRNYKGDVAMSEIEHFMPLLMQREEEGALAPLMSHGRVHFLWIKYSNLYLVATTLKNANASLVYSFLYKTVEVFSEYFKELEEESIRDNFVIVYELLDELMDFGFPQTTDSKILQEYITQQGNKLETGKSRVPPTVTNAVSWRSEGIKYKKNEVFIDVIESVNLLVNANGSVLLSEIVGTIKLKVFLSGMPELRLGLNDRVLFELTGLSGSKNKSVELEDVKFHQCVRLSRFDNDRTISFIPPDGDFELMSYRLSTQVKPLIWIESVIEKFSHSRVEIMVKAKGQFKKQSVANSVEISVPVPSDADSPRFKTSVGSAKYMPEKNVVIWSIKSFPGGKEYLMRAHFGLPSVEKEEVEGRPPIGVKFEIPYFTVSGIQVRYMKIIEKSGYQALPWVRYITQSGDYQLRTS, from the exons ATGTCCGCCTCGGCTGTCTTCATCCTCGATGTCAAGGGCAAG CCCTTGATCAGCCGCAACTACAAGGGCGATGTGGCCATGAGTGAGATTGAGCACTTCATGCCTTTGCTCATGCAGCGGGAGGAGGAGGGCGCCCTGGCCCCACTGATGAGCCACGGCCGGGTCCACTTCCTGTGGATCAAATACAGCAACCTCTACT TGGTGGCCACCACACTGAAGAACGCCAACGCCTCCCTCGTGTACTCGTTCCTCTACAAGACAGTGGAG GTATTCTCTGAATACTTCAAGGAGCTGGAGGAGGAAAGCATTCGAGACAACTTTGTCATCGTCTACGAGCTGCTGGATGAGCTCATGGACTTCGGCTTCCCACAGACCACGGACAGCAAAATCCTGCAGGA ATACATCACACAGCAGGGCAACAAGCTGGAGACGGGCAAGTCGCGAGTGCCACCCACTGTCACCAATGCTGTGTCCTGGCGCTCGGAGGGCATCAAATACAAGAAGAACGAAGTCTTCATCGATGTCATAGAGTCCGTCAACCTGCTG GTCAATGCCAACGGCAGTGTCCTGCTGAGTGAGATCGTGGGCACCATCAAGCTCAAGGTGTTTCTGTCAGGAATGCCGGAGCTGAGGCTGGGCCTCAATGACCGCGTGCTCTTCGAGCTCACTGGCC TTTCAGGGAGTAAGAACAAGTCCGTGGAACTGGAGGATGTGAAATTCCACCAGTGTGTGCGGCTGTCTCGCTTCGACAACGACCGTACCATCTCCTTCATTCCGCCCGACGGTGACTTCGAGCTCATGTCCTACCGCCTCAGCACCCAG GTCAAGCCGCTGATCTGGATTGAATCTGTCATTGAGAAATTCTCCCACAGCCGCGTGGAGATCATGGTCAAG GCTAAGGGGCAGTTTAAGAAGCAGTCGGTGGCCAACAGCGTGGAGATATCTGTGCCGGTACCCAGTGATGCCGACTCCCCACGCTTCAAGACCAGCGTGGGCAGTGCCAAGTACATGCCAGAGAAGAACGTCGTTATCTGGAGTATCAAGTCTTTCCCG GGGGGCAAGGAGTACCTGATGCGCGCCCACTTTGGCCTCCCCAGCGTGGAGAAGGAGGAGGTAGAGGGCCGGCCCCCCATCGGAGTCAAGTTTGAGATCCCCTATTTCACCGTCTCTGGGATCCAG GTCCGATACATGAAGATCATCGAGAAGAGTGGTTaccaggccctgccctgggtcCGCTATATCACCCAGAGTGGCG ATTATCAACTTCGTACCAGCTAG